A genomic region of Daphnia carinata strain CSIRO-1 chromosome 5, CSIRO_AGI_Dcar_HiC_V3, whole genome shotgun sequence contains the following coding sequences:
- the LOC130702984 gene encoding homeobox protein caupolican-like produces MAQFGHTVSAINNSTGSTSTTSSTTTTTAAANSTNAAAGSTAGHQGAMSSGSCSSSSSSTGSASNERSLRLMATSSSSSSATAAISTTTPLILSSPRTPPTLVAPSSGCCCDGSRPLVPDPLTGQPICACQLESGSASSASTAAMLLGLPRLGSMATTTTTTSSSPGATSAVGLGLGLSLYHPYHHHHHHQQQQQQQQQQQHDLVHHHQAAAAAAAAAHQQQQQQPFLTPDQSSFYAAANAGHDLKDSALAFNGAAAAAAAAAGWPYPSMYYPYDPAMSAYPFGGYGMDLNGSRRKNATRETTATLKAWLSEHKKNPYPTKGEKIMLAIITKMTLTQVSTWFANARRRLKKENKMTWEPKNRNDDGDDDDDDDSDAEPSKDHKRSSSDGRDGVLNSVEGSAAHHRSWNGVTSAGSGHMMDDHHHHHHHNQLHRLHNHRHHRDSEDNIDVMLDSDEEELDLLSSGGDSACLSPPAEHHHLHHHHHHPHHLAHHLTSTGVAHSSSSSTTTSTNSKPKIWSLADMAGSQPSHQVVASATAAAAAAAAAAAAGSPHHTAAAALMQQQQQQQAAAAAAVAAAAVFPLPFGPLSQAFGLRSPHSSFLPPNNNNNNNSTTGPGGGKLFSPRLPPSSPYLDAVAGSPYGRPTTGVYRYAAGGAPPANAAGMASAALTSTPSNNASPYNHLRSGNNMAAGGPTAAGSAGEAASMALAYNQLMSSMAAHFQQQQQQQQQQHLHHQHALALPGNAANSTAKLTGAASATSPGVLENLEKLAALASGSSSSSANNRTDIKSSVAGN; encoded by the exons ATGGCGCAATTTGGACACACGGTCAGCGCGATCAACAACAGCACCGGTTCAACATCGACAACGTCGTCTACAACGACGACCACTGCAGCGGCCAACAGCACGAACGCTGCCGCCGGCTCAACAGCCGGCCACCAG GGGGCGATGAGTAGCGGCAGTTGCAGtagcagcagtagcagcacAGGTAGCGCTAGCAACGAACGAAGTCTTCGCCTGATGGccacttcttcttcttcgtcttcggcAACGGCCGCCATTTCGACAACGACGCCCTTGATCTTGTCCTCCCCTCGGACGCCACCGACGCTCGTTGCGCCCTCGTCGGGATGCTGTTGCGATGGCAGCCGGCCATTAGTGCCCGATCCTCTCACAG gtcaACCGATTTGCGCTTGCCAATTGGAATCGGGTTCGGCTTCTTCGGCATCGACAGCGGCCATGTTGCTGGGTCTGCCCCGATTGGGCAGCATGgccacgacgacgacgacgacgagctCATCGCCGGGCGCCACATCGGCGGTGGGCCTAGGCCTCGGCCTGAGTCTCTACCATCcttaccaccaccaccaccatcaccagcagcagcagcagcaacagcaacagcaacagcacgACCTGGTCCACCATCACCAGGCGGCGGCCGCTGCTGCCGCTGCCGCtcaccaacagcagcagcaacaacctTTCCTGACCCCCGATCAATCATCATTCTATGCAGCTGCT AACGCGGGTCACGACCTGAAAGATTCGGCATTGGCCTTCAACGGAGCTGCAGCCGCGGCAGCAGCTGCCGCTGGATGGCCCTATCCATCAATGTATTATCCTTACGATCCGGCAATGTCTGCCTATCCCTTTGGCGG aTACGGCATGGATTTGAACGGCTCGCGCAGGAAGAATGCGACTCGCGAAACGACGGCGACGCTCAAGGCCTGGCTGTCGGAGCACAAGAAGAACCCGTACCCGACCAAAGGCGAGAAGATCATGTTGGCCATCATCACGAAAATGACGCTGACCCAAGTCTCCACCTGGTTCGCCAACGCCCGACGACGACTCAAGAAGGAGAACAAGATGACGTGGGAGCCGAAAAATCGCAACGACGACGGagacgatgacgacgacgacgacagcGATGCCGAGCCGTCTAAAGATCACAAACGATCCTCTTCAG ACGGACGGGACGGAGTGTTGAACTCGGTGGAGGGCAGCGCGGCTCACCATCGGTCGTGGAACGGCGTGACATCGGCCGGATCGGGTCACATGATGGAcgaccaccaccaccaccaccaccacaacCAATTGCATCGGTTGCACAATCACCGACACCATCGCGACAGCGAAGACAACATCGACGTCATGCTGGACAGCGACGAAGAGGAGCTGGATCTTCTGAGTTCCGGTGGCGATTCCGCCTGTTTATCGCCGCCGGCCGAACACCATCACCttcaccatcaccaccaccacccgCATCATTTGGCGCATCATCTGACGTCGACGGGCGTCGCGCACAGTTCCTCCTcgtcgacgacgacgtcgacaAACAGCAAGCCCAAGATCTGGTCGCTGGCCGATATGGCCGGCAGTCAGCCTAGTCATCAAGTAGTAGCGTCGGCCAcggccgctgccgccgccgccgctgccgccgctgccgccggTTCGCCTCATCACACGGCGGCGGCGGCGCTgatgcaacagcagcagcagcagcaagcggccgcagccgccgccgtcgccgccgccgccgtTTTCCCGCTGCCTTTCGGCCCGCTGTCGCAAGCGTTTGGTCTCAGGTCGCCTCACAGCAGTTTCTTGCctcccaacaacaacaacaacaacaacagcaccACCGGCCCAG GTGGTGGCAAACTGTTCTCGCCGCGATTACCACCGTCTTCACCTTACCTGGACGCCGTGGCCGGCTCGCCTTACGGTAGGCCTACGACGGGTGTCTACCGGTACGCGGCCGGCGGAGCACCGCCGGCCAATGCGGCGGGGATGGCCAGTGCTGCGTTGACTTCGACGCCATCGAATAACGCGTCGCCTTACAATCACTTGAGGAGCGGCAACAACATGGCGGCCGGTGGGCCCACGGCAGCCGGATCGGCCGGCGAAGCGGCCTCGATGGCGTTGGCCTACAATCAGCTCATGTCGAGCATGGCTGCGCAtttccagcagcagcagcagcaacagcagcaacaacaccTTCACCACCAGCACGCATTGGCTCTACCTGGCAACGCTGCTAATAGCACCGCTAAATTAACAGGTGCCGCTTCTGCTACCTCACCTGGCGTCCTGGAGAACCTGGAAAAATTGGCCGCCCTAGCGTCGGGCTCTTCGTCCTCCTCGGCTAATAATCGCACCGATATCAAGAGCAGCGTTGCCGGTAATTGA